In Luteimonas galliterrae, the sequence AGGCCTACACCGAGCTGACTACCGAGGGCTGGCTCGAGTCGCGCCAGGGCCTGGGCCTGTACGTGGCGCCGCCCCGCCAGCGCTTGAGCGATGCAGAACGCGAGCGCCGCCTGGACGACGCCATCCAGCGCTTCCTGCACGACGTGATCGCGCTCGATTACCCGCCTGACGAGGTGCAGGCGCGCCTGCACCACGAGTTTCGTCTGCTTGTTCCCCGCAAGACCGC encodes:
- a CDS encoding GntR family transcriptional regulator; this translates as MARTQALMIQIATGDPRPITKQIVDAVRMKIATGELEPGAQLPSVRGLAQQLTINPNTVAKAYTELTTEGWLESRQGLGLYVAPPRQRLSDAERERRLDDAIQRFLHDVIALDYPPDEVQARLHHEFRLLVPRKTA